A single genomic interval of Gossypium raimondii isolate GPD5lz chromosome 11, ASM2569854v1, whole genome shotgun sequence harbors:
- the LOC105802362 gene encoding V-type proton ATPase subunit D, producing the protein MSGQSQRLNVVPTVTMLGIMKARLVGATRGHALLKKKSDALTVQFRQILKKIVSTKESMGEIMKTSSFSLTEAKYVAGENIKHVVLESVQTASLKVRSRQENVAGVKLPKFEYFTEGETKNDLTGLARGGQQVQQCRAAYVKAIEVLVELASLQTSFLTLDEAIKTTNRRVNALENVVKPRLENTISYIKGELDELEREDFFRLKKIQGYKKREIEKQLAAAKEFVEDKFAEKISLQKGISINAAHNLLSAAREKDEDIIF; encoded by the coding sequence ATGTCCGGCCAAAGCCAGCGCTTGAATGTGGTTCCAACTGTTACAATGCTTGGAATCATGAAAGCTCGGCTTGTGGGCGCTACAAGAGGTCACGCACTTCTCAAGAAGAAGAGTGATGCCCTAACTGTACAATTTCGTCAGATTCTTAAGAAGATAGTGTCTACGAAAGAGTCAATGGGAGAGATTATGAAAACCTCCTCATTTTCCCTAACAGAGGCCAAGTATGTTGCTGGTGAGAACATCAAACACGTCGTGCTTGAAAGTGTTCAGACTGCTTCTCTTAAAGTTCGATCGCGACAAGAGAATGTTGCTGGAGTGAAGCTTCCAAAGTTTGAGTATTTTACTGAAGGTGAGACCAAAAATGATTTGACTGGTTTGGCCCGAGGTGGACAACAGGTCCAACAGTGCCGTGCTGCTTACGTGAAAGCAATTGAGGTTCTAGTTGAGCTTGCTTCTCTTCAGACTTCATTCTTAACACTCGATGAGGCAATCAAAACCACAAATCGTAGGGTTAATGCTTTAGAGAATGTTGTGAAGCCAAGGTTGGAGAATACGATAAGTTACATTAAGGGAGAGTTGGATGAGCTTGAAAGGGAGGATTTCTTCAGGCTAAAGAAGATCCAAGGTTATAAGAAGAGGGAAATAGAGAAACAGCTAGCTGCCGCAAAGGAGTTCGTCGAGGATAAGTTTGCTGAGAAGATTTCCTTGCAGAAAGGGATTTCAATAAATGCAGCTCACAATTTGCTATCTGCGGCCAGGGAGAAGGATGAAGACATTATTTTTTGA
- the LOC105802361 gene encoding citrate synthase 2, peroxisomal, whose protein sequence is MSSSEEPFSQVQARLAVLASHLAAPDCSSNNLNSCVLEPWCVSAQNGGSVGLSLTIIDERTGKKYQVPVSSEGTIRATDLKKITTGKGDKGLKVYDPGYLNTAPVRSSISYIDGDEGILRYRGYPIEELAESSTFLEVAYLLMYGNLPSESQLADWEFAVSQHSAVPQGILDIIQSMPHDAHPMGVLVSAMSALSVFHPDANPALRGQEIYKSKQVRDKQIARIIGKAPTIAAAAYLRMAGRPPVLPSSTLSYAENFLYMLDSMGNRSYKPNPRLARVLDILFILHAEHEMNCSTAAARHLASGGVDVYTALAGAVGALYGPLHGGANEAVLKMLGEIGTVENIPEFIEGVKNRKRKMSGFGHRVYKNYDPRAKVIKKLAEEVFSIVGRDPLIEVAISLEKAALSDEYFIKRKLYPNVDFYSGLIYRAMGFPPEFFTVLFAIPRMAGYLAHWRESLDDPDTKIIRPQQVYTGVWLRHYMPLKERMALNDADKLTQVSISNASRRRLAGSGV, encoded by the exons ATGTCATCAAGTGAAGAACCCTTCTCACAAGTGCAGGCACGGTTAGCTGTGCTTGCATCTCATTTAGCAGCTCCTGATTGCTCCTCCAACAACCTCAATTCTTGTGTCCTCGAGCCATGGTGCGTGTCGGCTCAGAACGGTGGCTCTGTTGGCCTTTCATTAACCATCATCGACGAGCGAACCGGGAAGAAGTACCAGGTCCCTGTCTCCAGCGAAGGCACTATCAGAGCTACCGAtttaaaaaag ATAACAACAGGGAAAGGTGATAAGGGGCTTAAAGTTTATGATCCGGGTTACTTGAATACAGCTCCAGTTCGGTCGTCGATTTCTTATATAGACGGTGATGAAGGGATTCTTAGATACAGGGGGTATCCAATTGAAGAACTGGCTGAGAGTTCCACTTTCTTGGAAGTGGCCTACCTCTTAA TGTATGGGAATTTGCCTTCTGAAAGTCAGTTAGCAGACTGGGAATTTGCTGTTAGCCAGCATTCAGCTGTGCCGCAAGGGATTCTG GACATTATACAATCAATGCCTCATGATGCTCATCCAATGGGTGTACTTGTCAGTGCAATGAGTGCTCTTTCTGTTTTTCACCCTGATGCCAATCCTGCTCTTAGA GGCCAAGAAATTTATAAGTCGAAACAAGTGAGAGACAAGCAAATAGCTCGCATTATTGGAAAG GCACCAACCATTGCTGCTGCAGCTTATTTGAGGATGGCAGGAAGGCCTCCGGTTCTCCCTTCCAGCACCCTTTCTTATGCTGAGAACTTTCTCTATATGCTAGATTCAAT gGGCAACCGGTCTTATAAGCCCAACCCTCGGTTAGCTCGAGTGCTGGACATTCTTTTTATACTACATGCAGAACATGAAATGAACTGTTCCACAGCTGCTGCCCGGCATCTTGCATCAGG TGGAGTTGATGTATACACTGCTCTAGCTGGAGCTGTTGGAGCACTATATGGTCCTCTTCATGGTGGAGCCAACGAG GCTGTGCTCAAGATGCTTGGTGAGATTGGAACAGTAGAGAACATTCCAGAGTTCATTGAAGGTGTCAAAAACAG GAAGCGGAAAATGTCTGGTTTTGGCCACCGTGTATACAAAAACTATGATCCAAGGGCAAAGGTGATAAAGAAATTGGCAGAGGAAGTTTTTTCTATTGTTGGCCGGGATCCACTTATTGAG GTAGCTATTAGTTTGGAGAAGGCTGCATTATCTGacgaatattttattaagaggAAGCTTTATCCAAATGTTGATTTCTATTCTGGGTTAATATACCG GGCCATGGGATTTCCACCAGAGTTCTTCACTGTGTTATTTGCAATCCCTCGAATGGCTGGGTACTTGGCACACTGGCGCGAGTCTCTAGATGATCCCGATACAAAGATAATAAGACCCCAGCAG GTTTATACCGGTGTATGGCTACGGCATTATATGCCACTCAAGGAGCGCATGGCGTTGAATGATGCAGACAAGCTTACTCAAGTATCCATATCAAATGCCTCGAGACGACGACTGGCTGGTTCCGGGGTTTAG
- the LOC105802360 gene encoding hsp70 nucleotide exchange factor FES1: MERFPALISLLLLFMATEIVTTSVERENKSSSAALIWSTAKEEGDLMHKAGHADDSTAAADDVDGGFSSLEGMLQWAIGHSDPAKLKESAQDVQRLSPSELRQRQLEIKELMEKLKMPSDAQLMQIALDDLSNSSLSLEDRHRALQELLILVEPIDNANDMCKLGGLGVIIRELDHPDSDVRKLSAWILGKASQNNPYVQKQVLELGALATLMKLVNSSSADEATKAFYAVSALIRNNVAGQQLFFAEAGDKMLQDILSSLSVDARLRRKAVFLVGDLAECQLENIDKAEMPFFSNQFFLKSVVDLTASSDLDLQEKALVAIKNLLQLRTTEAMVFKEFCRLDDALERMKKQLEDLMLDEDHREYVTDVESLRKEVELSFQAKLGNVRTVPT; this comes from the exons ATGGAACGGTTTCCAGctttaatatcattattattgttatttatggCAACGGAGATAGTGACGACTTCGGTTGAGCGCGAAAATAAGTCATCTTCGGCAGCGTTGATTTGGTCCACCGCCAAAGAGGAAGGGGATCTGATGCACAAGGCTGGACACGCTGATGACTCCACCGCCGCCGCCGATGACGTTGACGGTGGATTTTCTTCCCTCGAAGGGATGTTGCAGTGGGCCATAG GTCATTCTGATCCGGCCAAACTCAAGGAATCTGCGCAAGATGTTCAACGTCTTTCTCCCTCGGAGCTTAGGCAGCGTCAGTTGGAAATAAAG GAACTgatggaaaagttaaaaatgCCATCAGATGCACAGTTGATGCAAATTGCACTAGATGACTTGAGCAATTCATCTTTGTCTTTGGAGGATCGCCACCGTGCTTTGCAGGAGCTTTTGATACTTGTTGAGCCAATCGATAATGCAAATG ATATGTGTAAACTTGGTGGGCTTGGTGTGATTATTCGGGAGCTCGATCACCCTGACTCAGATGTAAGGAAATTATCTGCATGGATACTTGGGAAAGCAAGTCAAAATAATCCATATGTACAGAAGCAG GTCCTGGAACTTGGGGCATTGGCAACATTAATGAAACTGGTGAATTCTAGTTCCGCAGATGAAGCCACTAAAGCATTTTATGCTGTTTCAGCCTTGATCCGAAATAATGTGGCTGGTCAGCAATTGTTCTTTGCGGAGGCAGGAGACAAGATGCTTCAG GACATACTGAGCAGTCTGAGCGTGGATGCTAGGTTACGCAGGAAGGCTGTATTTCTAGTTGGTGATCTGGCCGAGTGCCAGTTAGAAAATATAGATAAAGCTGAGATGCCATTTTTCAGCAATCAATTCTTCTTGAAGTCTGTGGTTGATTTAACTGCATCAAGTGACCTTGATCTCCAGGAGAAG GCGCTTGTTGCAATTAAGAACCTGCTGCAACTTAGAACAACGGAAGCAATGGTTTTCAAGGAGTTTTGTAGATTGGATGATGCTTTGGAGAGGATGAAGAAGCAACTGGAGGATTTGATGTTGGACGAAGATCACAGAGAATATGTTACAGATGTTGAAAGCCTTCGCAAGGAAGTGGAACTCAGTTTCCAGGCCAAGTTGGGAAAT GTAAGAACGGTGCCAACATAG